A stretch of the Ictidomys tridecemlineatus isolate mIctTri1 chromosome 5, mIctTri1.hap1, whole genome shotgun sequence genome encodes the following:
- the Chrnb4 gene encoding neuronal acetylcholine receptor subunit beta-4 isoform X2, translating to MAEAGGTSKEATGRVQSRGGDCRMANAEEKLMDDLLNKTRYNNLIRPATSSSQLISIQLQLSLAQLISVNEREQIMTTNVWLKQEWTDYRLAWNSSRYEGVNILRIPAKRIWLPDIVLYNNADGTYEVSVYTNVVVRSNGSILWLPPAIYKSACKIEVKHFPFDQQNCTLKFRSWTYDHTEIDMVLKSPTASIDDFTPSGEWDIVALPGRRTVNPQDPSYVDVTYDFIIKRKPLFYTINLIIPCVLITSLAILVFYLPSDCGEKMTLCISVLLALTFFLLLISKIVPPTSLDVPLIGKYLMFTMVLVTFSIVTTVCVLNVHHRSPSTHTMAPWVKRCFLHKLPTFLFMKRLGLDSSPAKAPLPTQLYLTKTEATATSAVGPASPSNLYGNSMYFMNPAPAAPKSPAGSHSAGIPRDFRQRSSGRFRQDVQEALEGVSFIAQHMKSDDEDQSVIEDWKYVAMVVDRLFLWVFVFVCVLGTVGLFLPPLFLTHPPSEVP from the exons ATGGCAGAGGCAGGTGGGACCAGCAAGGAGGCTACTGGAAGAGTTCAGAGCAGGGGAG GGGACTGTCGCATGGCCAATGCTGAGGAGAAGCTGATGGATGACCTTCTGAACAAAACCCGCTACAACAACCTGATCCGGCCAGCCACCAGTTCCTCGCAGCTCATCTCCATCCAGCTGCAGCTCTCCCTGGCCCAGCTCATCAGCGTG AATGAGCGAGAACAGATCATGACCACCAACGTCTGGCTGAAACAG GAGTGGACTGATTACCGCCTGGCCTGGAACAGCTCCCGCTACGAGGGTGTGAATATCCTGAGGATCCCTGCAAAGCGCATCTGGTTGCCTGACATTGTGCTGTACAACAA TGCTGATGGGACCTATGAGGTGTCTGTCTACACCAACGTGGTGGTCCGCTCCAATGGCAGCATTCTGTGGCTGCCCCCTGCCATCTACAAGAGTGCCTGCAAGATCGAGGTGAAGCATTTTCCCTTCGACCAGCAGAACTGCACCCTCAAGTTTCGCTCGTGGACCTACGACCACACGGAAATCGACATGGTCCTTAAGTCACCCACGGCCAGTATAGATGACTTTACTCCCAGTGGTGAGTGGGACATAGTGGCCCTCCCAGGGCGAAGGACAGTGAACCCACAGGACCCCAGCTATGTGGACGTGACCTATGACTTCATCATCAAGCGAAAGCCGCTTTTCTACACCATCAACCTCATCATCCCCTGCGTGCTTATCACGTCACTGGCCATCCTGGTCTTCTACCTGCCGTCTGACTGTGGGGAGAAGATGACACTGTGCATCTCTGTACTCCTGGCGCTCACCTTCTTCCTGCTGCTCATCTCCAAGATTGTGCCACCCACCTCCCTTGATGTGCCACTCATCGGCAAGTACCTCATGTTCACCATGGTGCTGGTCACCTTCTCCATTGTCACTACCGTGTGTGTGCTCAATGTGCACCACCGCTCACCCAGCACCCACACCATGGCGCCCTGGGTCAAGCGCTGTTTCCTGCACAAGCTGCCTACCTTCCTCTTCATGAAGAGACTTGGCCTTGACAGCAGCCCGGCCAAGGCCCCCCTGCCCACCCAGTTGTACCTGACTAAGACTGAGGCCACTGCCACCTCTGCTGTGGGCCCTGCCAGTCCCTCTAACCTCTACGGGAACTCCATGTACTTTATGAACCCTGCCCCTGCGGCGCCCAAGTCTCCAGCTGGCTCCCACTCAGCAGGCATCCCCAGAGATTTCAGGCAGAGGTCCTCTGGGAGGTTCCGGCAGGATGTGCAGGAGGCTTTGGAGGGTGTCAGCTTCATTGCCCAGCACATGAAGAGTGACGATGAAGACCAGAGT GTCATTGAGGACTGGAAATATGTGGCCATGGTGGTCGACCGGCTGTTCCTGTGGGTATTCGTGTTTGTATGCGTCCTGGGCACTGTGgggctcttcctccctcccctcttcctgacCCACCCACCTTCTGAGGTGCCCTAG
- the Chrnb4 gene encoding neuronal acetylcholine receptor subunit beta-4 isoform X1, with translation MPTCSYERLWVRKNPEPVCNLKITLVLQDTWMAEAGGTSKEATGRVQSRGGDCRMANAEEKLMDDLLNKTRYNNLIRPATSSSQLISIQLQLSLAQLISVNEREQIMTTNVWLKQEWTDYRLAWNSSRYEGVNILRIPAKRIWLPDIVLYNNADGTYEVSVYTNVVVRSNGSILWLPPAIYKSACKIEVKHFPFDQQNCTLKFRSWTYDHTEIDMVLKSPTASIDDFTPSGEWDIVALPGRRTVNPQDPSYVDVTYDFIIKRKPLFYTINLIIPCVLITSLAILVFYLPSDCGEKMTLCISVLLALTFFLLLISKIVPPTSLDVPLIGKYLMFTMVLVTFSIVTTVCVLNVHHRSPSTHTMAPWVKRCFLHKLPTFLFMKRLGLDSSPAKAPLPTQLYLTKTEATATSAVGPASPSNLYGNSMYFMNPAPAAPKSPAGSHSAGIPRDFRQRSSGRFRQDVQEALEGVSFIAQHMKSDDEDQSVIEDWKYVAMVVDRLFLWVFVFVCVLGTVGLFLPPLFLTHPPSEVP, from the exons ATGCCTACTTGCAG TTATGAGAGGTTGTGGGTAAGGAAGAACCCTGAGCCAGTGTGCAATCTGAAGATCACCCTGGTACTACAGGACACATGGATGGCAGAGGCAGGTGGGACCAGCAAGGAGGCTACTGGAAGAGTTCAGAGCAGGGGAG GGGACTGTCGCATGGCCAATGCTGAGGAGAAGCTGATGGATGACCTTCTGAACAAAACCCGCTACAACAACCTGATCCGGCCAGCCACCAGTTCCTCGCAGCTCATCTCCATCCAGCTGCAGCTCTCCCTGGCCCAGCTCATCAGCGTG AATGAGCGAGAACAGATCATGACCACCAACGTCTGGCTGAAACAG GAGTGGACTGATTACCGCCTGGCCTGGAACAGCTCCCGCTACGAGGGTGTGAATATCCTGAGGATCCCTGCAAAGCGCATCTGGTTGCCTGACATTGTGCTGTACAACAA TGCTGATGGGACCTATGAGGTGTCTGTCTACACCAACGTGGTGGTCCGCTCCAATGGCAGCATTCTGTGGCTGCCCCCTGCCATCTACAAGAGTGCCTGCAAGATCGAGGTGAAGCATTTTCCCTTCGACCAGCAGAACTGCACCCTCAAGTTTCGCTCGTGGACCTACGACCACACGGAAATCGACATGGTCCTTAAGTCACCCACGGCCAGTATAGATGACTTTACTCCCAGTGGTGAGTGGGACATAGTGGCCCTCCCAGGGCGAAGGACAGTGAACCCACAGGACCCCAGCTATGTGGACGTGACCTATGACTTCATCATCAAGCGAAAGCCGCTTTTCTACACCATCAACCTCATCATCCCCTGCGTGCTTATCACGTCACTGGCCATCCTGGTCTTCTACCTGCCGTCTGACTGTGGGGAGAAGATGACACTGTGCATCTCTGTACTCCTGGCGCTCACCTTCTTCCTGCTGCTCATCTCCAAGATTGTGCCACCCACCTCCCTTGATGTGCCACTCATCGGCAAGTACCTCATGTTCACCATGGTGCTGGTCACCTTCTCCATTGTCACTACCGTGTGTGTGCTCAATGTGCACCACCGCTCACCCAGCACCCACACCATGGCGCCCTGGGTCAAGCGCTGTTTCCTGCACAAGCTGCCTACCTTCCTCTTCATGAAGAGACTTGGCCTTGACAGCAGCCCGGCCAAGGCCCCCCTGCCCACCCAGTTGTACCTGACTAAGACTGAGGCCACTGCCACCTCTGCTGTGGGCCCTGCCAGTCCCTCTAACCTCTACGGGAACTCCATGTACTTTATGAACCCTGCCCCTGCGGCGCCCAAGTCTCCAGCTGGCTCCCACTCAGCAGGCATCCCCAGAGATTTCAGGCAGAGGTCCTCTGGGAGGTTCCGGCAGGATGTGCAGGAGGCTTTGGAGGGTGTCAGCTTCATTGCCCAGCACATGAAGAGTGACGATGAAGACCAGAGT GTCATTGAGGACTGGAAATATGTGGCCATGGTGGTCGACCGGCTGTTCCTGTGGGTATTCGTGTTTGTATGCGTCCTGGGCACTGTGgggctcttcctccctcccctcttcctgacCCACCCACCTTCTGAGGTGCCCTAG
- the Chrnb4 gene encoding neuronal acetylcholine receptor subunit beta-4 isoform X4: protein MANAEEKLMDDLLNKTRYNNLIRPATSSSQLISIQLQLSLAQLISVNEREQIMTTNVWLKQEWTDYRLAWNSSRYEGVNILRIPAKRIWLPDIVLYNNADGTYEVSVYTNVVVRSNGSILWLPPAIYKSACKIEVKHFPFDQQNCTLKFRSWTYDHTEIDMVLKSPTASIDDFTPSGEWDIVALPGRRTVNPQDPSYVDVTYDFIIKRKPLFYTINLIIPCVLITSLAILVFYLPSDCGEKMTLCISVLLALTFFLLLISKIVPPTSLDVPLIGKYLMFTMVLVTFSIVTTVCVLNVHHRSPSTHTMAPWVKRCFLHKLPTFLFMKRLGLDSSPAKAPLPTQLYLTKTEATATSAVGPASPSNLYGNSMYFMNPAPAAPKSPAGSHSAGIPRDFRQRSSGRFRQDVQEALEGVSFIAQHMKSDDEDQSVIEDWKYVAMVVDRLFLWVFVFVCVLGTVGLFLPPLFLTHPPSEVP, encoded by the exons ATGGCCAATGCTGAGGAGAAGCTGATGGATGACCTTCTGAACAAAACCCGCTACAACAACCTGATCCGGCCAGCCACCAGTTCCTCGCAGCTCATCTCCATCCAGCTGCAGCTCTCCCTGGCCCAGCTCATCAGCGTG AATGAGCGAGAACAGATCATGACCACCAACGTCTGGCTGAAACAG GAGTGGACTGATTACCGCCTGGCCTGGAACAGCTCCCGCTACGAGGGTGTGAATATCCTGAGGATCCCTGCAAAGCGCATCTGGTTGCCTGACATTGTGCTGTACAACAA TGCTGATGGGACCTATGAGGTGTCTGTCTACACCAACGTGGTGGTCCGCTCCAATGGCAGCATTCTGTGGCTGCCCCCTGCCATCTACAAGAGTGCCTGCAAGATCGAGGTGAAGCATTTTCCCTTCGACCAGCAGAACTGCACCCTCAAGTTTCGCTCGTGGACCTACGACCACACGGAAATCGACATGGTCCTTAAGTCACCCACGGCCAGTATAGATGACTTTACTCCCAGTGGTGAGTGGGACATAGTGGCCCTCCCAGGGCGAAGGACAGTGAACCCACAGGACCCCAGCTATGTGGACGTGACCTATGACTTCATCATCAAGCGAAAGCCGCTTTTCTACACCATCAACCTCATCATCCCCTGCGTGCTTATCACGTCACTGGCCATCCTGGTCTTCTACCTGCCGTCTGACTGTGGGGAGAAGATGACACTGTGCATCTCTGTACTCCTGGCGCTCACCTTCTTCCTGCTGCTCATCTCCAAGATTGTGCCACCCACCTCCCTTGATGTGCCACTCATCGGCAAGTACCTCATGTTCACCATGGTGCTGGTCACCTTCTCCATTGTCACTACCGTGTGTGTGCTCAATGTGCACCACCGCTCACCCAGCACCCACACCATGGCGCCCTGGGTCAAGCGCTGTTTCCTGCACAAGCTGCCTACCTTCCTCTTCATGAAGAGACTTGGCCTTGACAGCAGCCCGGCCAAGGCCCCCCTGCCCACCCAGTTGTACCTGACTAAGACTGAGGCCACTGCCACCTCTGCTGTGGGCCCTGCCAGTCCCTCTAACCTCTACGGGAACTCCATGTACTTTATGAACCCTGCCCCTGCGGCGCCCAAGTCTCCAGCTGGCTCCCACTCAGCAGGCATCCCCAGAGATTTCAGGCAGAGGTCCTCTGGGAGGTTCCGGCAGGATGTGCAGGAGGCTTTGGAGGGTGTCAGCTTCATTGCCCAGCACATGAAGAGTGACGATGAAGACCAGAGT GTCATTGAGGACTGGAAATATGTGGCCATGGTGGTCGACCGGCTGTTCCTGTGGGTATTCGTGTTTGTATGCGTCCTGGGCACTGTGgggctcttcctccctcccctcttcctgacCCACCCACCTTCTGAGGTGCCCTAG
- the Chrnb4 gene encoding neuronal acetylcholine receptor subunit beta-4 isoform X3 → MLWDPWPRPKRKGFGDCRMANAEEKLMDDLLNKTRYNNLIRPATSSSQLISIQLQLSLAQLISVNEREQIMTTNVWLKQEWTDYRLAWNSSRYEGVNILRIPAKRIWLPDIVLYNNADGTYEVSVYTNVVVRSNGSILWLPPAIYKSACKIEVKHFPFDQQNCTLKFRSWTYDHTEIDMVLKSPTASIDDFTPSGEWDIVALPGRRTVNPQDPSYVDVTYDFIIKRKPLFYTINLIIPCVLITSLAILVFYLPSDCGEKMTLCISVLLALTFFLLLISKIVPPTSLDVPLIGKYLMFTMVLVTFSIVTTVCVLNVHHRSPSTHTMAPWVKRCFLHKLPTFLFMKRLGLDSSPAKAPLPTQLYLTKTEATATSAVGPASPSNLYGNSMYFMNPAPAAPKSPAGSHSAGIPRDFRQRSSGRFRQDVQEALEGVSFIAQHMKSDDEDQSVIEDWKYVAMVVDRLFLWVFVFVCVLGTVGLFLPPLFLTHPPSEVP, encoded by the exons ATGCTCTGGGACCCCTGGCCCCGTCCAAAGAGGAAGGGATTTG GGGACTGTCGCATGGCCAATGCTGAGGAGAAGCTGATGGATGACCTTCTGAACAAAACCCGCTACAACAACCTGATCCGGCCAGCCACCAGTTCCTCGCAGCTCATCTCCATCCAGCTGCAGCTCTCCCTGGCCCAGCTCATCAGCGTG AATGAGCGAGAACAGATCATGACCACCAACGTCTGGCTGAAACAG GAGTGGACTGATTACCGCCTGGCCTGGAACAGCTCCCGCTACGAGGGTGTGAATATCCTGAGGATCCCTGCAAAGCGCATCTGGTTGCCTGACATTGTGCTGTACAACAA TGCTGATGGGACCTATGAGGTGTCTGTCTACACCAACGTGGTGGTCCGCTCCAATGGCAGCATTCTGTGGCTGCCCCCTGCCATCTACAAGAGTGCCTGCAAGATCGAGGTGAAGCATTTTCCCTTCGACCAGCAGAACTGCACCCTCAAGTTTCGCTCGTGGACCTACGACCACACGGAAATCGACATGGTCCTTAAGTCACCCACGGCCAGTATAGATGACTTTACTCCCAGTGGTGAGTGGGACATAGTGGCCCTCCCAGGGCGAAGGACAGTGAACCCACAGGACCCCAGCTATGTGGACGTGACCTATGACTTCATCATCAAGCGAAAGCCGCTTTTCTACACCATCAACCTCATCATCCCCTGCGTGCTTATCACGTCACTGGCCATCCTGGTCTTCTACCTGCCGTCTGACTGTGGGGAGAAGATGACACTGTGCATCTCTGTACTCCTGGCGCTCACCTTCTTCCTGCTGCTCATCTCCAAGATTGTGCCACCCACCTCCCTTGATGTGCCACTCATCGGCAAGTACCTCATGTTCACCATGGTGCTGGTCACCTTCTCCATTGTCACTACCGTGTGTGTGCTCAATGTGCACCACCGCTCACCCAGCACCCACACCATGGCGCCCTGGGTCAAGCGCTGTTTCCTGCACAAGCTGCCTACCTTCCTCTTCATGAAGAGACTTGGCCTTGACAGCAGCCCGGCCAAGGCCCCCCTGCCCACCCAGTTGTACCTGACTAAGACTGAGGCCACTGCCACCTCTGCTGTGGGCCCTGCCAGTCCCTCTAACCTCTACGGGAACTCCATGTACTTTATGAACCCTGCCCCTGCGGCGCCCAAGTCTCCAGCTGGCTCCCACTCAGCAGGCATCCCCAGAGATTTCAGGCAGAGGTCCTCTGGGAGGTTCCGGCAGGATGTGCAGGAGGCTTTGGAGGGTGTCAGCTTCATTGCCCAGCACATGAAGAGTGACGATGAAGACCAGAGT GTCATTGAGGACTGGAAATATGTGGCCATGGTGGTCGACCGGCTGTTCCTGTGGGTATTCGTGTTTGTATGCGTCCTGGGCACTGTGgggctcttcctccctcccctcttcctgacCCACCCACCTTCTGAGGTGCCCTAG
- the Chrna3 gene encoding neuronal acetylcholine receptor subunit alpha-3, protein MGTRRLSPPPQLLLLLLLLPVASSSEAEHRLFERLFEDYNEIIRPVANVSDPVVIQFEVSMSQLVKVDEVNQIMETNLWLKQIWNDYKLKWNPSDYDGVEFMRVPAQKIWKPDIVLYNNAVGDFQVDDKTKALLKHTGEVTWIPPAIFKSSCKIDVTYFPFDYQNCTMKFGSWSYDKAKIDLVLIGSSMNLKDYWESGEWAIIKAPGYKHDIKYNCCEEIYQDITYSLYIRRLPLFYTINLIIPCLLISFLTVLVFYLPSDCGEKVTLCISVLLSLTVFLLVITETIPSTSLVIPLIGEYLLFTMIFVTLSIVITVFVLNVHYRTPTTHTMPTWVKTVFLNLLPRVMFMTRPASNEENTQKPRPFYSAELSNLNCFSRTESKGCKEGYPCQDGMCGYCHHRRIKISNFSANLTRSSSSESVDAVLSLSALSPEIKEAIQSVKYIAENMKAQNEAKEIQDDWKYVAMVIDRIFLWVFILVCILGTAGLFLQPLMARDDA, encoded by the exons ATGGGCACCCGCCGGCTCTCGCCGCCAccgcagctgctgctgctgctactgctgctgccag TGGCCAGTAGTTCAGAGGCCGAGCATCGCCTGTTTGAGCGCCTGTTTGAAGATTACAACGAGATCATCCGGCCTGTGGCCAATGTGTCTGACCCAGTCGTCATCCAGTTTGAAGTGTCCATGTCTCAGTTGGTGAAGGTG GATGAAGTAAACCAGATCATGGAGACCAACCTGTGGCTCAAGCAA ATCTGGAATGACTACAAGCTGAAGTGGAACCCCTCAGACTACGATGGGGTGGAGTTCATGCGTGTACCTGCACAGAAGATCTGGAAGCCAGACATTGTGCTGTATAACAA TGCTGTTGGGGATTTCCAGGTGGATGACAAGACCAAAGCTTTACTCAAGCACACAGGTGAAGTGACTTGGATACCTCCAGCCATCTTCAAGAGCTCGTGCAAAATCGATGTGACCTACTTCCCATTTGATTACCAAAACTGCACCATGAAGTTCGGTTCCTGGTCCTACGATAAGGCGAAAATCGACCTGGTCTTGATTGGCTCTTCCATGAACCTCAAGGACTACTGGGAGAGTGGTGAGTGGGCCATCATCAAAGCCCCAGGTTACAAACATGACATCAAGTACAACTGCTGCGAGGAGATCTACCAGGACATCACATATTCTCTGTACATCCGGCGCCTGCCCTTGTTCTACACCATCAACCTCATCATCCCCTGCCTCCTCATTTCCTTCCTCACTGTGCTCGTCTTCTACCTGCCCTCCGACTGCGGAGAGAAGGTGACACTCTGcatctctgtccttctctccTTGACCGTGTTTCTACTGGTGATCACTGAGACCATCCCATCCACCTCCCTGGTCATCCCCTTGATCGGGGAGTACCTCCTGTTCACCATGATTTTCGTCACCTTGTCCATCGTCATCACAGTCTTCGTGCTCAACGTGCACTACAGAACCCCAACCACGCACACAATGCCCACCTGGGTGAAGACGGTATTCTTGAACTTGCTCCCTAGGGTCATGTTCATGACCAGGCCGGCCAGCAATGAAGAAAATACTCAGAAGCCAAGGCCCTTCTACAGTGCTGAGCTCTCAAATCTGAATTGTTTCAGCCGCACAGAATCCAAAGGGTGCAAGGAAGGCTACCCCTGCCAAGATGGGATGTGTGGCTACTGCCACCACCGCAGGATCAAAATCTCAAATTTCAGCGCAAACCTCACTAGAAGCTCCAGTTCTGAATCTGTTGATGCTGTGTTGTCCCTCTCTGCCCTGTCACCAGAAATCAAAGAAGCAATTCAAAGTGTCAAATATATTGCCGAAAATATGAAAGCACAGAATGAAGCCAAGGAG
- the Chrnb4 gene encoding neuronal acetylcholine receptor subunit beta-4 isoform X5, with protein MRSAHQLVLFSLVVLCRRGDCRMANAEEKLMDDLLNKTRYNNLIRPATSSSQLISIQLQLSLAQLISVNEREQIMTTNVWLKQEWTDYRLAWNSSRYEGVNILRIPAKRIWLPDIVLYNNADGTYEVSVYTNVVVRSNGSILWLPPAIYKSACKIEVKHFPFDQQNCTLKFRSWTYDHTEIDMVLKSPTASIDDFTPSGEWDIVALPGRRTVNPQDPSYVDVTYDFIIKRKPLFYTINLIIPCVLITSLAILVFYLPSDCGEKMTLCISVLLALTFFLLLISKIVPPTSLDVPLIGKYLMFTMVLVTFSIVTTVCVLNVHHRSPSTHTMAPWVKRCFLHKLPTFLFMKRLGLDSSPAKAPLPTQLYLTKTEATATSAVGPASPSNLYGNSMYFMNPAPAAPKSPAGSHSAGIPRDFRQRSSGRFRQDVQEALEGVSFIAQHMKSDDEDQSVIEDWKYVAMVVDRLFLWVFVFVCVLGTVGLFLPPLFLTHPPSEVP; from the exons GGGACTGTCGCATGGCCAATGCTGAGGAGAAGCTGATGGATGACCTTCTGAACAAAACCCGCTACAACAACCTGATCCGGCCAGCCACCAGTTCCTCGCAGCTCATCTCCATCCAGCTGCAGCTCTCCCTGGCCCAGCTCATCAGCGTG AATGAGCGAGAACAGATCATGACCACCAACGTCTGGCTGAAACAG GAGTGGACTGATTACCGCCTGGCCTGGAACAGCTCCCGCTACGAGGGTGTGAATATCCTGAGGATCCCTGCAAAGCGCATCTGGTTGCCTGACATTGTGCTGTACAACAA TGCTGATGGGACCTATGAGGTGTCTGTCTACACCAACGTGGTGGTCCGCTCCAATGGCAGCATTCTGTGGCTGCCCCCTGCCATCTACAAGAGTGCCTGCAAGATCGAGGTGAAGCATTTTCCCTTCGACCAGCAGAACTGCACCCTCAAGTTTCGCTCGTGGACCTACGACCACACGGAAATCGACATGGTCCTTAAGTCACCCACGGCCAGTATAGATGACTTTACTCCCAGTGGTGAGTGGGACATAGTGGCCCTCCCAGGGCGAAGGACAGTGAACCCACAGGACCCCAGCTATGTGGACGTGACCTATGACTTCATCATCAAGCGAAAGCCGCTTTTCTACACCATCAACCTCATCATCCCCTGCGTGCTTATCACGTCACTGGCCATCCTGGTCTTCTACCTGCCGTCTGACTGTGGGGAGAAGATGACACTGTGCATCTCTGTACTCCTGGCGCTCACCTTCTTCCTGCTGCTCATCTCCAAGATTGTGCCACCCACCTCCCTTGATGTGCCACTCATCGGCAAGTACCTCATGTTCACCATGGTGCTGGTCACCTTCTCCATTGTCACTACCGTGTGTGTGCTCAATGTGCACCACCGCTCACCCAGCACCCACACCATGGCGCCCTGGGTCAAGCGCTGTTTCCTGCACAAGCTGCCTACCTTCCTCTTCATGAAGAGACTTGGCCTTGACAGCAGCCCGGCCAAGGCCCCCCTGCCCACCCAGTTGTACCTGACTAAGACTGAGGCCACTGCCACCTCTGCTGTGGGCCCTGCCAGTCCCTCTAACCTCTACGGGAACTCCATGTACTTTATGAACCCTGCCCCTGCGGCGCCCAAGTCTCCAGCTGGCTCCCACTCAGCAGGCATCCCCAGAGATTTCAGGCAGAGGTCCTCTGGGAGGTTCCGGCAGGATGTGCAGGAGGCTTTGGAGGGTGTCAGCTTCATTGCCCAGCACATGAAGAGTGACGATGAAGACCAGAGT GTCATTGAGGACTGGAAATATGTGGCCATGGTGGTCGACCGGCTGTTCCTGTGGGTATTCGTGTTTGTATGCGTCCTGGGCACTGTGgggctcttcctccctcccctcttcctgacCCACCCACCTTCTGAGGTGCCCTAG